The Aspergillus nidulans FGSC A4 chromosome VII nucleotide sequence GTTGTCCGAGGGCTGTGCGTGGATACCGGGGCTCATGGTGTTGAAACTGGCTTGCGGAGGGATGAAGTTGCctcgcatcatcatcagcaccTTGATCAGGGAGACCAGGCCGGATGCGCCTTCAGTATGGCCAACATGCCCCTTTACTGACCCAATGGGCAGAACCGTATCACGTCGAGGACCAGCCACGGCATTCCGGATGCTTTGCCATTCAGCAGGATCCCCCACAGGTGTGCCAGTGCCGTGGCATTCGACCAACGAGATGTCGCGTCGGGCGATACGTGCCTTGCGAATCACTTCATTGAAGAGCGTCGATAGGGACGGTACATTAGGAACAAAGAGCGGCGTAGTGTTGAGGTTCTGGTTGACGCCTGTAGAGCAAATCGTCCCCAGGACAGTATTGCCATCGGCCACGGCGTTTGagagcttcttcagaaagACGTAGGCAATTCCGTCGCCTCGACAATATCCATCTGCACCAGAGTCAAACGGCTTACACTGGCCCGTCGGGCTGATGAAGCTGCCAGCGGCCAAGTTCTGCGTCCATTGCAGGCTTGTCAAGATATTGACACCACCACATAGCGCTGCCGGGACTTCCCCAGAAAGCAAGTCTCTGCAGGCATTATGAAGGGCTACAGTagacgaagagcaagcggTATCGAAGGTCAGCGATGGGCCTGTCCAACCAAAGTAATGCGAGATCCGGCCTGGAATAAAACTTCTGAGCTCGCCCGTCGTCGTGAAGGCGCTGGGTGGATGGCAGTGGACGTTGGAATCGTACTCGTAGGAGCAGACCCCGACATAGACCCCAAcgtgcttcttcctctcctgctcagcagcacTTGTCATAGTCAGCTCGTTGAAATATCCAGACTGTTCTAGAGCTTGGTAGGCGGCCTCGAGGGAAAGTCGGCCCTGGGGGTCTATCGCCATCGACTCGCGGgggctcttcttgaagaacttGTGGTCGAAAGCATCTGGGTCGCGCACAAAGTTTCCATACCACTTCCGGTTGGGAACCTTGTTGCGAAACATCATGTTGGGCGTTATATGGTCGTTGGTGACGAGCTGGTGCTGCGAATGTCCGGTCTTGAGCATTTGCTGGAACTCCTCCAGGTCGTTGGCTCCTGCAACCTTGATGGACATGCCCACCACTGCAATCACATTTTCGTCTGCTTCTTGAAGCGGCGGCTCTGCGACTTGGACTGATTCAGTATCGTGGACGGGCTCTTTCCCCTTGTCGTATTGTCGGTGCTTGGGCACATCGACCTCCTTATAGTCAAGCATCGCTCCAAAGGCACGCACCACCGGGGGAGGCAGGGGTCGATCGAGACCAAATTCAACGCGTGAGAGCTCTTCCTTGTTAAGCGTCAGCATCGATGTGGTGCTGGTCCAGTTCAACTGGTTCACCAGCATAGAGCGCAGGACCATCCCAACCAAGTCCGTTTCTTGACCCGAGACTTGGTTTATGGGCAGTGCAAGCCGGGCAGCAACAGGATACCGCAGCTCGGGCATCGACTGGCACAGTTCGACCACGGCTTCGGTGAGGCGTTTGCGCTCTGCCGTCGGGGAGTGAAGCTGCCCCTTGAAAGCGAGCTGGATAGCCGTGACGCCAGCTGCTCGAAGCTGCCGGACCAGCTTGGGTGCGAGGCGTTCTGATACTGTCACGGTAGCTCGGGAGTCGTCAAGGATAACAGATATATAAGCATCAGGAGACAGCTTTGAAATAATGCGCGCCATATCATCGCCCTGCTTGCGGGTTCTCCACGCTGTGGCGAACGAGACCGACCTGCCTTTGCCCATCGCTTTGGTCCACTCCTCGGTAGCACCTACAAGGATTGCCATCAGGGCCGCGATGCGCAAGGCCACAGCGCCGTACTTTTTGAATTCTTGTCGAGTGTGGGAGCTGGCAATAGCGACGGCGGCGATCATGCCAGCACAAAACCCAACTGcctcgaccttttcctccttgattAGCTCTCCCTGCAGGTCGTCGACGGCTCTGTCAGCGAATCGACTTTCCAGGTAGCGCCAATACTGATCCAGCTGAATGATGACCATCAGAATCCCGAGCCATAGATCTGGGAGCTCCGCGTCTGGAGCGAGCGAGTCAACTGAGTCAGAACCGATTCGAAACCACGATTCAAGGTCGCTCAGCAATTGAACGCCCTGCATCGTGCTGGCCACTTCAGGAATCTTCTCTGTCACGGCCTCCCAGTACCGTGGCATGCCGGCCAGGGTATCGAGTATCCATCCTCCATTTGGGCCGTTGGCAACCTCCCGGATTTCTTTTTCCAGTGAATTCTTGGTCTGTGGGCCGATGTGTCCTCCAAAGATGAAGCTTGTTGCTTGACAAATGTTTGATGAAGGCTTCATGTTGCTTGTTACTGAGATTGTAGGACCCGCTATACTAGTCTTAAGGAAGGAAATAAATATAATGGTATGTAATTAagtacagagaagatccCGTTCATTTCTTGTTTTAAATATTGTGCAGATACTTAGAGCTTATCTACGCAATATCTTTCGcgcagaaggaagctgacacTCGACCCGGGACAAAATATCAGCGAACACACCCCAAACAGGCTTAGCATCAGCCTAAACACATAGATACTGAAGGCTGAACATGCTAGGCCGGGGGTGAACGTTTAAGGCAGACGATATGGTGGCGAGCCTGTCAAGCACGTGGAAACGGCACTGATCTACCTTGATGCGGTGTCACTCCCTGCCCTGCTGCATATCCCATGGATTTTGGATTAAATTTCAAATTGCATGCAGGACTCCGCGTGGAGGGGATGGAATCACATCTCCAGAGGAGAATCCAAAGTCCGGACTCAGCCTTCCAGGTCACACCACATGCATGGACATGGATATATATAGATCTATCTAATATGTGATTCCCATTGCCCTTCCTCCCTACATCCGCTTCATCAATCGAACTCGTTATTACCAACATGGGAAGCATTGCACAACCCCTTCAAGTGGCCGttgtcggcggcggcatcatCGGCGTCATGACAGCAATCGGCTTGCGTCGCCGGGGCATCAACGCAATCATCTACGAGCGAGCCCCGACCTGGCACGAGGTTAGTGCCGGGTTTGCATTCACTGGCGCAGCACgagagtggatggagatgatcGACCCAGCCCTCGTCGAGCTCCTGGGCAGCATGAGCGGCAAATCTGACGCCAGCACGAGCAACGCCTACTGGGACGGCTTCCACCCTCGAAcaaatgaagaagctgaagatgagtCCAAGTCACTGCTTTTCCGGACGCCCACCAACAACCTCAGCTTTTGGGGCTGCGTACGATCGGAGTTCCTCAAGGGGATGGCGGCCATGCTGCCTGAAGAAGCGACGATCTTTGGGAAGCAGCTCGCGGACTACGACGACGTCAACGACAAAGTTATTCTCCACTTTGACGACGGCAGCACCGCTGAGGCTGATGTTCTACTCGGCTGTGATGGCATTCATTCAGCCACCAGGAAAATCATGCTAGCGGGTGAGAGCCGGGCAGGCTTCAGTCACACCGTCACCTACCGGACCATGGTCCCCATCGATGTGGGTATCCAAGCCCTTGGCCAGAAGGTTGCGAAGAACGCCTGCAACCATTTGGGGCCAAATGCAGACCTGCTCTGCTATCCAGTCGCGTCCATGACTGTGCTCAACATCGCCGCTTTCGCTTACGAGGACTCGGAGTTTCCTAATCCCGATAGGATGACGGTCGAAGTGGACCGCAGCGAGATTGCAAAGGTGTTCCAGGGTTTCAGTCCGCAGATTGCTGACATCTGGAAGCTTTATCCCGAGAAGGTTGTCAAGTGGGGGATctttgatctggaagacAACCCCCCTTCGACATATGCCCGCGGTCGAGCCTGTGTCGTCGGCGACGCTGCACACGCCAGTACCCCGTATATGGGAGTGGGGGCTTGCACCGGCGTTGAGGACGCCCTTGTTATCTGTACACTCCTGGAGTCGGTGCAGCAGAAGGCCCTTGCCGGTGAAAAGTTGAAGGAGGCCTTGGTAGAGGCCCTCCAGACATACACTGGAGCAAGGTTGGAGCGAGGCCGGTGGATCCACCACCACTCGCGTCAGATGGGCCAGATGTACCACTGGAGGTACGGACCGACAGGTCGTGATCCGCAGCggatgaagcagaagctcgaggagaaCTGGGGTAACGTGGTGACTTATGATGTGCTAGCGCCTCTCCAGCCGGAACTGCGTGAGTTGGCGAGGAGTCACCAAAAATCACTGTAAATACGTACATACTCTGATAACTTATTGTTGAATCGATTCTGTGTCTCTGAATCTTGTGTCTGTGAACTTGAATTATTCTTTCCACCGTTCTATTGCAGTACTTCGTTGCGAGAACTCTACGAAGCCATTAACTCGCCCGATCAGATCCTCCTGAGAAGGACACAGCATCTACGCTCCGATACTCTTCCACTCTATGCCCTGTAAACTCTCGAGTGCGAAGTTTCCGGGTTCTTCGCTGGCGTGATGGTGCAATCTACTTGTAGATCCTCCTACGACGCAAGACTTTGCTCTACAACCCCCTGACTAGAAGATATTGAGACACCGGTAAAAACAAGTCAATATTCTGAAGTTGTCGAGTACCATAACAAGTGACTAATCCTATCTATTCACTGCTTGGGGGCTTCATGATGGAACGATCGCCAGTAGACCAAATGTGAGTCGAtctcatcgtcttcagcttccAAAGGTCGTCTACTTTGACAGCATCACAGGCGTAGAACGCGCCAGTGGTGAACTTGGTCGAGTCTGGCTCGTAGCCCTTGCCCACGATGCAGTGCACTGCCTGAGCGTTGAACGTGACCCGGGCAGTGGTTTCGGTGTCGATGCTAACACGGACGTTGGAGATATAATGGACGGTGTCAACGTGCTCAGCAACATTAATCCACACCTTGTTCCTGAGCTCTTCGTAGCCGTCGCACTCTTTGAAGGCGATGTCGGTGTAGATGTCGGGCGTCGCACTGGATTCGAGAAGCTCCTCGCTGGCATGGTCGATGGAGGCGAAAGCGCGGTAGCAGGCGTCGGCGATGGCCTCGCGGTCGCTGAGAGGGGGCCCCGCCAGTTTAGCCGGGAGGGGGGTTCCGTTTCGAACCATGTTGGCTGTAGAGATGATTGTCTATAGAGACAATAGTCTGTGTGGTGATTGAcgtcaaggatgaaggcAGGTTTGTGGGCTGATATCGAAGCTACAAGACACAACAACCCTTCGATATATAGACGGAGTAAACAAATGCATGAAAAAGATCCCCTTTCCGTGTCTTAGCCTGACGTGAGATGTCGCTTGAAGTTTGTCGCGTGTCGGACAAAAAATGTACCGTTGATAGTTTGTAACTATTTTGAGCCCGGACACAGCTCCCAAGCAGGTCTGTAGGGCTAGGGATTAGGGATTAGGGATTGCCCGCACCACTCTTACTGTAAGAGAGTAGCTGATGATTTTGATAGGCTTCGGTGAATTAGTTGTTTCGTACGGGCCGGTAAAGGCGTATATAGGTATCCATATACACATCTTTATCTTAACAGGATACTTTTGTTTTCGGATTATTTTGCCATACTTTTGCTGCTCACTGCTCCTACCCTACTTATAAACTAATAGTATTCAAGCCTCGAAGACCATCCACTCTACTTCTACCTTCGAAATGGACACCGATAGCGAGTGGGCCAGTGAGCCGATTGCCATCATCGGCATGAGCTGCAAGTTTTCCGGCGGTGCCAGCAATCCAGACAAGCTCTGGGACCTTATGGCGTCAGGCAAGACCGGCTGGAGTGAGATTCCAGAGGAACGATTTAACCTTAAAGGAGTCTATCACGCAAACCATGAAAGAACCAGCACAGTAACGCCCCTCTCTCCATGACCAACCTAGGGTTTTTGCTGACAAGCCCAGACGCATGTCAAAGGGGGCCATtttctggacgaggatgtAGCAGTCTTTGACGCAGCGTTCTTCAACTATTCGGCGGAGATGGCCCAGGTGGTCGACCCTCAGTTCCGGCTGCAGCTCGAATCCGCTTATGAAGCGCTTGAAAACGGTCTGCTCTCCGTTATCTGAGTCAC carries:
- a CDS encoding FAD-dependent oxidoreductase (transcript_id=CADANIAT00008701), producing the protein MGSIAQPLQVAVVGGGIIGVMTAIGLRRRGINAIIYERAPTWHEVSAGFAFTGAAREWMEMIDPALVELLGSMSGKSDASTSNAYWDGFHPRTNEEAEDESKSLLFRTPTNNLSFWGCVRSEFLKGMAAMLPEEATIFGKQLADYDDVNDKVILHFDDGSTAEADVLLGCDGIHSATRKIMLAGESRAGFSHTVTYRTMVPIDVGIQALGQKVAKNACNHLGPNADLLCYPVASMTVLNIAAFAYEDSEFPNPDRMTVEVDRSEIAKVFQGFSPQIADIWKLYPEKVVKWGIFDLEDNPPSTYARGRACVVGDAAHASTPYMGVGACTGVEDALVICTLLESVQQKALAGEKLKEALVEALQTYTGARLERGRWIHHHSRQMGQMYHWRYGPTGRDPQRMKQKLEENWGNVVTYDVLAPLQPELRELARSHQKSL
- a CDS encoding nuclear transport factor 2 family protein (transcript_id=CADANIAT00008702) produces the protein MVRNGTPLPAKLAGPPLSDREAIADACYRAFASIDHASEELLESSATPDIYTDIAFKECDGYEELRNKVWINVAEHVDTVHYISNVRVSIDTETTARVTFNAQAVHCIVGKGYEPDSTKFTTGAFYACDAVKVDDLWKLKTMRSTHIWSTGDRSIMKPPSSE